The proteins below come from a single Drosophila teissieri strain GT53w chromosome 3L, Prin_Dtei_1.1, whole genome shotgun sequence genomic window:
- the LOC122616603 gene encoding 60S ribosomal protein L28, with translation MATSSHLNWLIIRNNNAFLLKKRDVKKPFSTEPNNLASVSSYRYSGIVHKKTLGVVPAADKKGFTAVLKKGKYAQRPAKNTVRVDFKAGPRRSLKKLKNLLIGSKYRKDLTQAALRRASAVLRSQKPAPVKGKKAELAKGKKPE, from the exons ATGGCAACCTCTTCGCACCTCAATTGGTTGATCATTCGCAACAACAACGCCTTCTTGTTGAAGAAGCGCGATGTTAAGAAGCCCTTCAGCACA GAGCCAAACAACTTGGCTAGCGTGAGCTCGTACCGCTACAGCGGCATCGTGCACAAGAAGACCCTGGGAGTCGTGCCAGCCGCCGACAAGAAGGGCTTCACCGCCGTGCTGAAGAAGGGCAAGTATGCCCAGCGTCCCGCCAAGAACACCGTGCGTGTTGACTTCAAGGCCGGTCCCCGCCGTTCCCTGAAGAAGCTGAAGAACCTGCTCATCGGCTCCAAGTACCGCAAGGACCTGACACAG GCTGCCCTCCGCCGCGCTTCTGCTGTCCTGCGCTCCCAGAAGCCCGCCCCCGTGAAGGGAAAGAAGGCCGAGCTTGCTAAGGGAAAGAAGCCCGAATAA
- the LOC122616849 gene encoding putative neutral sphingomyelinase, producing MLLLELNILTLNIWGIPYVSSDRAPRIDAICKELASGKYDIVSLQEVWAQQDSELLQKGTEAVLPHSHYFHSGVMGAGLLVLSKYPILGTLFHAWSVNGYFHRIQHADWFGGKGVGLCRILVGGQMVHLYNAHLHAEYDNANDEYKTHRVIQAFDTAQFIEATRGNSALQILAGDLNAQPQDISYKVLLYTSKMLDSCASDSFRTNECEHNSYTSKQARERNPQGIRIDHIFVRGGDHVNAEIAEYTLPFPERVPGEKFSFSDHEAVMAKLKLFKLAPRSEEPVATIEVNCQVEEGESCAVRELGAGDAQTGEDDQSQQQPEIQCNGSSTSIQSMPAARTAALHEALALCDASLLQLNTDRILYYSAATFLFVLLVLLVEFTAPVGMRTIFLLLKFIVFGVILFCLFMGSIWNYMERNGVLQGKKSMEVMLHQAQKYEYFY from the exons atgttgctgctggagctgaaCATTCTGACCCTGAATATATG GGGCATTCCGTATGTGTCGAGTGATCGCGCACCCCGCATCGATGCCATCTGCAAGGAGCTGGCCAGCGGAAAATATGATATCGTTTCCTTGCAGGAGGTGTGGGCGCAACAGGACAGCGAGCTATTGCAGAAGGGCACGGAGGCGGTCCTGCCCCACAGCCACTATTTTCATAGCGGCGTGATGGGCGCCGGTCTGCTGGTGCTATCCAAGTACCCCATCCTGGGCACTTTGTTCCACGCGTGGTCCGTGAATGGCTACTTCCACCGTATTCAGCATGCGGATTGGTTCGGCGGCAAGGGTGTGGGCCTGTGCCGCATACTTGTCGGCGGACAGATGGTGCATCTGTACAATGCCCACCTGCACGCGGAGTACGACAATGCCAATGACGAGTACAAGACGCATCGCGTCATCCAGGCCTTCGACACTGCTCAATTCATTGAGGCCACCAGGGGGAACTCTGCGTTGCAGATCCTGGCTGGGGACCTGAATGCCCAGCCACAGGACATCTCATACAAGGTGCTGCTCTACACCTCCAAGATGCTCGACAGCTGCGCCTCGGACTCTTTTCGCACCAACGAATGTGAACACAACTCGTACACATCTAAGCAAGCACGGGAGAGAAATCCCCAGGGCATCCGCATCGATCACATATTTGTGCGTGGTGGCGATCATGTGAATGCTGAGATAGCGGAGTACACACTGCCTTTTCCTGAGCGAGTGCCCGGCGAAAAGTTTAGCTTCTCCGACCACGAGGCAGTGATGGCCAAACTGAAGTTATTCAAGCTGGCACCTAGAAGTGAGGAGCCAGTCGCCACGATCGAGGTGAACTGCCAGGTAGAGGAGGGTGAAAGCTGTGCGGTGAGAGAACTAGGAGCAGGCGATGCTCAGACAGGGGAGGATGATCAgtcacagcagcagccggagaTCCAATGCAACGGAAGCTCCACTTCCATCCAATCCATGCCGGCCGCCAGAACTGCTGCCCTTCACGAAGCTCTGGCCCTGTGCGATGCTTCCCTGCTTCAGTTAAACACTGATCGAATATTGTACTACAGCGCCGCCACCTTCCTGTTTGTCCTCCTGGTCCTGCTGGTGGAGTTCACCGCCCCCGTGGGCATGCGCACCATCTTTCTGCTGCTCAAGTTCATCGTGTTTGGCGTGATTCTGTTCTGCCTGTTTATGGGTTCCATATGGAACTATATGGAACGAAATGGAGTGCTGCAAGGCAAGAAGTCGATGGAGGTGATGCTGCACCAAGCCCAGAAGTACGAGTACTTCTACTGA
- the LOC122618139 gene encoding protein KIAA0100, producing the protein MMLQLLLFCLALFIIVYWVLPTGISWYLVKRFRVKVRIGRISLPYLSLKNVHISKSGFSVQIEEVCLRSSFFTTEVTKLLSIYIRDIRINKDIHSRQDDTQDTYELRRTQTSEGKPSETKGVPDFRETKVPASIITFAQFMAVHVNNISVVLMNNDFDPGWFIHATAKELHLDGSIVQNARVLLVNAALSEAQAKMLRHCSSRRQSLENLNKIRPCLGEVSFDMTLDASLFAQGPLSMDTLSLVINNAKSVIHGGLYEFLSEAKRRTSTGQQSRRSTQALAPSKRSYDNDNYEKLAPIIPKNFNFSIKAATFSAVKENSQNDFSAKLQSFQISGKFNSKVTDEKTLLPSMLAKLGFHHLDIDTKYEKLLFVEQFTIDSVLEKDIFNLYVKLKTFQIIYNHSEIYDFVNNNFLARQRSSPLLIQKQKSLPDHLDLDTAVQSSLHANQRREGGVLEWIMQRIVVKGCAELFNVSLLMKLEDEHIAMSVSHTRFLLEQIEEKRSNLYENKFLNLLLNQRQWSMELMVETLWSNLGNSINDTNNLKKTHSPGSPFFLGVSLVKLCSYANTTKLDISVHTFRTEYSMQLAEFVVKSMECLRQYRGIKPKSMSGQSQTRANAGLTLSVPPSLPSTSLRVSVKIKDITAYFVNHHNVYTLLSFSEVNLSRSQSLTTLKLEEFQMAIMRSMTASSLCLTDFSDVFATCKMIRLEHEQVEGSLGKLSIYIPGNMEATWNSNLHMHLLTLVRDMQDLKTELAIPASSAKKTTPKGGLIVELSAERSTIFEIKFSDRHSIQIFVESLFISQKERCIIYAENVFVKIDNQHIFTVKELDLQSVPRLEVLTQERQNFPGFQLASNKVWVTTIGSFKAIFPYDHDFYNAVNGECTSHFKWLKMVHNYKKKPFTVDSPLPCDLVIKIKEFLLEISDDPFEVKLRDNYVLLVDEYLESLKRKALFDKKIGELRSERLLLPSGTIESLYANLVKKNSEIYIQRSKKIRESGPVRTRLLAWIMTDVNIMAMADTSIHGYDNVTRIMREIDHESPWPEEGLEFSTLWCRGVNISCTEWKFMLRDFPQPMFCVKSMRLYGNLCGAEQMGSKRAKRDVFIDVGEPFGTDVIQRSMPSLKFYHDFDCELESCSYAFGACWEPVMAQCNLSFEKISAPSKDPSPPLPFWDKLRLLLHGRLTLIAKQFTILLHASLDPYNTTEEMELTWNNCGIVLTNAKIMFKGELNVTVRTASRYDDCRLLHFPNLKLTIKLKWVCLANPNDHHAVMPCAPDKLPEYSSNQVHDSFRAFRSLNLNIWVSFETKPKAGEDLEVDIPSLVLYGSTLRWFESLQLILSGVTRPTRRGPVFNNVRPRKKPLSRHYKKANLQMCLHKFQVLYWMSHALQKGFQLNGRRVSFSSEHSLTLNPIDDGLIHRPRADWSTIYMNCELNDAEIWLKSILTEKMDSSSENLASAADAFKIVRFYFLSVAKVSYGREALIPTTATSTEEDVKAQSTTPTHKLVVYDLKGAWTKSNRDVAFALFDSFMKSQKLKNNLSTEAVKSYRKEGPNSAVLKHKRSDSTITLSSTNSEVLPISNPNASLKKAPAQIHATAMLQQLIAEADHKFNVYSDDHSTQSRELQLQGLQACSAQDIIHENWSISLVNSQVLLKGCETSGYVIISAAKAEILQREHRPVWRDRSLISKTTWKGLLECMQYYATVSAGDNNSLLEKEIMWLTVDNIQDKDETVINNLPDISHLVGSGRSVGGVVSETVGAFLSDNSGGAQPVQLQRIVSKCKCEFFYVSYGDAIDPNSITEVPPPPSEELLSPWEKQDDPVDAFTLMHHDLDVCTNSLQYAMILDIVNNLLLYVEPQRKQAAEKLTRMRFQLQLHSTEDQKRPIQQKQTVIRSLLMKIRSLEKDTHMISKERIEDGDSLELRQEYDHVQQMIRESKEELNTFSEDLDMMLLCYKETQLSQLSKISNVRSDESVTMVRTNEICFKRAQWRLTETDGQIGIADLVLSAFLYTKKSKSDDSVEHLLELGNIRMENLLPREIYRDVLLATEIQKDMPVDTHKRVLRIFCREKAPVGGISVKEHFEINVAPITIAITKKFYSTMLKFCFPDRDASETEVSDELDDNASTSSASTTNLQGKSSTSSSTKRSGKGKKGAKDSEFYVKIEKDDVEKMKERAEKNKLFIYIKIPEVPVRVSYKGNKEKNLEDITDYSLVIPTLEYHNVTWTWLDLLLAMKSVSRRVIFSQAIKQKLHIHQRQPILSAGERATPQEAEDKAVMLFGNRLLNENRTQKRGVFKFASSGKRSGND; encoded by the exons ATGATGCTACAGCTGCTCTTATTCTGCCTGGCGCTCTTCATCATCGTTTATTG GGTCTTGCCCACGGGCATTAGTTGGTATTTGGTCAAGAGGTTTCGAGTCAAAGTACGGATCGGCCGCATTTCGCTGCCCTATTTGTCCCTAAAGAATGTGCACATCAGCAAGAGTGGATTCTCGGTG CAAATCGAGGAGGTGTGCCTGCGCAGCAGTTTCTTCACCACCGAGGTGACCAAACTGCTTTCCATTTACATCCGCGACATTCGCATCAACAAAGACATTCACAGTCGACAGGATGACACCCAGGACACCTACGAACTCCGGCGGACACAGACGTCGGAGGGCAAACCCTCGGAGACGAAGGGTGTGCCAGACTTCCGGGAAACGAAGGTGCCGGCGAGCATTATCACCTTTGCCCAGTTCATGGCAGTGCACGTGAACAATATTTCAGTGGTGCTGATGAACAATGACTTTGATCCGGGATGGTTCATCCATGCCACGGCAAAGGAGCTTCATTTGGACGGGAGTATCGTGCAGAATGCTCGTGTGCTGTTGGTCAATGCAGCGCTGAGCGAAGCCCAAGCCAAGATGCTGAGGCACTGCAGCTCTCGCCGTCAATCGCTGGAGAATCTGAACAAGATTCGGCCTTGCCTGGGCGAGGTCAGCTTCGACATGACCCTGGATGCATCGCTCTTTGCCCAAGGCCCTCTGTCCATGGAT ACCCTTAGTCTGGTAATCAACAATGCCAAATCCGTCATCCACGGCGGACTGTACGAGTTCCTTAGTGAGGCCAAGCGAAGGACATCGACCGGTCAGCAATCGCGACGCTCCACACAAGCCCTAGCGCCCTCGAAGAGGTCCTACGATAATGACAACTATGAGAAGCTGGCACCCATTATACCAAAGAACTTTAACTTTAGCATTAAGGCGGCCACATTTTCGGCCGTCAAAGAAAACTCACAAAACGATTTTAGTGCCAAACTGCAGTCGTTTCAA ATCTCGGGAAAGTTTAACTCGAAAGTCACCGATGAAAAGACGTTGTTACCGTCAATGCTTGCCAAATTGGGCTTTCATCATTTAGACATAGACACCAAATATGAAAAGCTTCTCTTTGTTGAACAATTTACCATAGACTCTGTG CTGGAAAAAGACATATTCAATTTGTATGTAAAACTTAAGACATTCCAAATCATATATAATCACAGTGAGATCTATGACTTTGTCAACAACAATTTTCTGGCCCGCCAGCGATCGAGCCCGCTCTTGATACAAAAGCAGAAGTCCCTGCCGGATCACTTGGATCTGGACACGGCTGTGCAGAGTAGTCTCCACGCGAATCAGCGGCGGGAGGGAGGCGTTCTCGAGTGGATTATGCAAAGAATTGTTGTTAAGGGCTGCGCAGAACTGTTTAATGTGTCACTTCTTATGAAACTGGAAGATGAGCATATTGCCATGAGTGTGAGTCACACGAGATTCCTGTTGGAGCAGATCGAGGAAAAACGAAGTAATCTCTATGAAAACAAGTTCCTCAATTTGTTGTTGAACCAGCGACAATGGAGCATGGAACTCATGGTGGAAACCCTGTGGTCTAATCTAGGAAACTCCATCAACGACACCAACAACTTGAAGAAGACTCATTCGCCTGGCTCGCCGTTTTTCCTCGGAGTGAGCTTGGTTAAGCTCTGTTCCTATGCAAACACAACTAAATTGGACATATCAGTGCACACTTTCCGCACGGAATACAGCATGCAGCTGGCGGAATTTGTGGTCAAGTCTATGGAGTGCCTTCGGCAGTACCGGGGAATAAAACCAAAGAGTATGTCGGGACAATCTCAGACTAGAGCAAATGCAGGCCTTACATTGTCCGTGCCGCCATCTCTACCATCTACCTCACTGCGCGTGTCCGTAAAGATCAAGGATATTACGGCTTACTTTGTCAATCATCACAATGTTTATACGCTGCTCAGTTTCTCGGAGGTGAATTTATCGCGGTCCCAAAGCCTAACCACACTAAAGCTTGAAGAGTTTCAAATGGCCATAATGCGCTCAATGACGGCTTCATCGCTTTGCCTCACCGACTTCTCTGACGTTTTTGCCACTTGCAAAATGATACGACTGGAACATGAACAAGTTGAGGGGTCACTGGGCAAGTTGTCCATTTACATACCCGGCAACATGGAGGCCACGTGGAACTCTAATTTGCACATGCACCTGTTAACATTAGTGCGTGATATGCAAGACTTGAAGACAGAGCTGGCCATTCCGGCTTCGTCTGCTAAGAAAACCACTCCTAAAGGAGGACTCATAGTGGAGTTGTCTGCAGAACGTAGCACCATCTTTGAAATAAAGTTTTCTGATCGCCACTCAATTCAGATCTTTGTGGAAAGCCTATTTATCAGCCAAAAAGAACGGTGCATCATTTATGCGGAGAATGTGTTTGTCAAGATCGATAATCAGCACATATTTACTGTGAAAGAGCTGGATCTACAATCGGTTCCACGTCTCGAGGTACTCACCCAAGAAAGACAAAACTTTCCTGGTTTTCAGCTGGCCTCCAACAAAGTGTGGGTCACCACAATTGGGTCCTTTAAAGCCATTTTCCCGTATGACCACGACTTTTATAACGCAGTCAATGGAGAGTGCACATCCCACTTTAAATGGCTAAAAATGGTTCACAACTACAAGAAGAAACCCTTTACAGTGGACTCACCACTACCCTGTGATTTGGTTATTAAAATCAAGGAGTTCTTGCTGGAAATTAGCGACGATCCCTTTGAGGTAAAACTTCGTGATAACTATGTTCTACTAGTGGATGAGTACTTGGAGAGCTTAAAGCGCAAAGCGCTTTTTGACAAGAAGATAGGCGAACTCCGCTCAGAACGTCTTTTGCTGCCATCTGGAACCATCGAGAGTCTCTATGCGAACCTGGTGAAGAAGAACTCAGAGATCTACATTCAGCGATCAAAGAAGATACGAGAAAGTGGCCCAGTACGTACCCGACTGCTGGCCTGGATAATGACGGACGTGAATATAATGGCAATGGCGGACACCTCCATCCATGGCTACGATAATGTGACGCGTATTATGCGCGAGATTGATCACGAGAGTCCTTGGCCGGAGGAGGGTCTGGAGTTCTCCACACTTTGGTGCCGCGGTGTCAACATCAGCTGCACGGAATGGAAGTTTATGCTGAG GGATTTCCCGCAGCCAATGTTCTGCGTAAAAAGCATGCGACTGTACGGCAACCTTTGTGGAGCCGAGCAGATGGGCTCCAAGCGAGCCAAGCGCGATGTGTTCATTGATGTGGGCGAACCCTTTGGTACTGATGTAATTCAGCGCAGCATGCCCTCGCTAAAATTCTACCATGATTTTGATTGCGAACTGGAGAGCTGTAGCTACGCTTTTGGAGCGTGCTGGGAACCCGTAATGGCCCAGTGCAATCTAAGTTTCGAGAAGATATCGGCTCCCTCAAAGGATCCCTCGCCCCCTTTGCCATTTTGGGATAAGCTGCGATTGCTTTTACACGGTCGGTTGACGCTGATAGCAAAGCAATTTACAATACTTCTGCACGCCTCCCTCGATCCGTATAACACGACAGAGGAAATGGAGTTGACCTGGAACAATTGCGGTATTGTGCTGACGAATGCCAAGATAATGTTTAAAGGGGAACTTAAT GTCACTGTACGAACCGCGTCCCGCTACGATGATTGTCGCTTGCTCCATTTTCCCAACCTCAAGTTGACGATTAAGCTGAAATGGGTGTGCCTGGCTAATCCAAACGACCACCATGCTGTGATGCCCTGTGCCCCAGACAAGCTGCCAGAGTACTCCAGTAATCAAGTCCACGACTCCTTCCGCGCCTTCCGCTcacttaatctcaacatttgGGTATCATTCGAGACTAAGCCCAAGGCGGGGGAAGATTTGGAAGTCGACATACCCAGCCTGGTGCTGTACGGCAGCACGTTGCGATGGTTTGAGAGTCTGCAACTCATTTTATCAGGTGTGACGAGGCCCACGCGACGGGGTCCGGTCTTTAACAATGTGAGACCGCGAAAGAAGCCCCTTAGTCGGCACTACAAAAAAGCGAACTTGCAGATGTGCTTGCATAAGTTTCAAGTGCTTTACTGGATGTCCCACGCTCTCCAAAAGGGATTCCAGTTGAACGGCCGCCGAGTGTCTTTCAGTTCTGAGCACTCGCTAACCCTGAATCCCATTGATGATGGGCTCATCCATCGGCCACGAGCGGATTGGTCAACGATCTACATGAACTGCGAGCTCAACGACGCAGAGATCTGGCTTAAGAGCATTCTCACCGAGAAGATGGACAGCAGCTCTGAGAACTTGGCCAGTGCAGCAGATGCCTTCAAAATCGTGAGATTCTACTTCCTAAGCGTGGCCAAGGTTTCCTATGGACGCGAGGCACTGATACCCACGACGGCTACAAGCACGGAAGAGGATGTTAAAGCGCAGTCAACAACGCCTACGCATAAGTTGGTAGTCTATGACCTCAAAGGTGCCTGGACAAAGAGCAATCGAGATGTGGCTTTTGCTCTTTTTGATTCGTTCATGAAGTCACAGaaactgaaaaacaatttGTCCACGGAGGCGGTAAAGAGCTATCGCAAGGAGGGTCCAAACTCTGCTGTTTTGAAACATAAGCGAAGTGACAGCACCATTACCTTGTCTAGCACCAACAGCGAGGTTTTGCCAA TTTCCAACCCCAATGCATCGCTGAAAAAAGCACCCGCTCAGATTCATGCCACTGCCATGCTGCAACAGCTCATAGCAGAGGCGGACCACAAATTCAATGTGTATAGTGATGATCATAGCACCCAATCCAGGGAACTGCAGCTCCAGGGCTTGCAGGCATGTTCCGCCCAGGATATAATCCACGAGAACTGGTCCATCAGTCTGGTGAACTCCCAAGTACTGCTCAAGGGCTGTGAGACATCTGGCTATGTAATTATCAGTGCTGCCAAGGCTGAAATTTTGCAGAGGGAACACCGTCCTGTTTGGCGCGATCGCTCGCTGATCTCGAAAACCACATGGAAGGGTTTGTTGGAGTGCATGCAGTACTATGCAACAGTTAGCGCTGGCGATAATAATTCCCTGTTGGAGAAGGAGATCATGTGGCTGACGGTGGACAACATTCAGGACAAGGACGAGACTGTGATCAACAACCTGCCGGACATATCACATTTGGTGGGCAGTGGGCGCAGTGTTGGCGGTGTAGTGTCAGAGACTGTTGGAGCTTTTTTGAGCGACAATTCAGGAGGGGCCCAACCCGTCCAGTTGCAGCGCATTGTGTCCAAGTGTAAGTGCGAGTTCTTCTATGTGAGCTACGGCGATGCCATCGACCCAAATAGCATTACGGAGGTGCCGCCACCTCCTTCAGAGGAATTGCTATCGCCATGGGAAAAACAAGACGATCCCGTAGATGCCTTCACACTTATGCATCACGACCTGGATGTATGCACCAACTCTCTGCAGTACGCCATGATCCTGGATATTGTCAACAATCTACTGCTTTACGTCGAACCTCAGCGAAAGCAGGCGGCAGAAAAGCTCACAAGGATGCGCTTCCAGCTTCAGCTGCACTCGACGGAGGATCAAAAGCGACCCATCCAGCAGAAGCAGACGGTAATCCGGAGTCTACTGATGAAGATTCGTTCGCTGGAAAAGGATACACACATGATCAGCAAGGAACGGATTGAAGATGGTGACTCACTGGAGCTGCGTCAAGAGTACGACCATGTCCAGCAGATGATCCGGGAGAGCAAGGAGGAGCTGAATACGTTTAGCGAGGACTTGGACATGATGTTGTTATGCTATAAGGAAACTCAGTTGTCACAGCTCAGCAAGATATCGAACGTGCGCTCCGACGAGTCGGTGACGATGGTGCGGACCAATGAGATCTGCTTCAAGCGTGCCCAGTGGCGACTTACTGAAACAGATGGACAGATTGGTATAGCTGATTTGGTCCTTAGTGCTTTTCTATACACGAAGAAGTCCAAGAGTGACGATTCGGTGGAGCATCTGCTGGAGCTGGGCAACATACGCATGGAGAACCTTTTGCCACGAGAAATCTATCGCGATGTtttgctggccactgaaatcCAGAAAGACATGCCCGTTGACACCCACAAGCGGGTGCTTCGTATTTTCTGCCGTGAAAAAGCTCCAGTGGGCGGGATATCCGTGAAGGAGCATTTCGAGATTAATGTGGCTCCCATTACAATTGCCATTACGAAAAAATTCTACAGCACCA